The proteins below come from a single Thunnus thynnus chromosome 10, fThuThy2.1, whole genome shotgun sequence genomic window:
- the LOC137191718 gene encoding integrin beta-1-like, with the protein MPTDQPITDMTMDTSPVPAGLNITFGSIMKGNPLVIQVKVEAAQCPSESDDSNQNRTGPWSVHITPKGFSQSVKLEIFLECQCDCMRNCEENSPACFGRGTLVCGQCDYTTQHCRGELDSFSSPDDDRCRSGPNAPVCSGKGKCVEDFCECDKRVNPKERYSGQYCECSNFDCPYHNNRICGGHGSCECGQCICDDDWTHDDCSCSMETASCMATNQQLCNGRGMCQCGKCRCEPPYTGPTCEFCPSCVGVCHLHAECVECLAFGTGAKKNRCETECSHLTVTMVETRDDMPEPGETTVHCKMMSREDSCFMNYSFSQTPSGGQSTVVQAKDCSPALWQ; encoded by the exons ATGCCTACAGaccagccaatcacagacaTGACCATGGACACCAGCCCTGTGCCCGCAGGACTCAATATCACATTTGGCAGCATCATGAAAGGAAACCCCCTTGTCATACAG GTGAAGGTGGAGGCTGCCCAGTGTCCCAGTGAGAGTGATGACTCAAACCAGAACAGGACTGGGCCCTGGTCTGTCCACATCACACCCAAAGGCTTTTCACAAAGTGTGAAGTTAGAGATATTTTTGGAGT GTCAGTGTGACTGCATGAGAAACTGTGAGGAAAACAGCCCTGCCTGCTTTGGCCGTGGGACTCTGGTGTGTGGCCAGTGTGATTACACTACACAACACTGCCGGGGGGAACTTGATTCTTTTTCTTCACCAGATGATGACCGCTGTCGCTCAGGCCCGAACGCCCCGGTATGCAGCGGTAAAGGGAAGTGCGTGGAGGACTTCTGTGAATGTGACAAGCGGGTAAACCCGAAAGAAAGATACAGCGGACAATACTGCGAGTGCAGCAACTTTGACTGTCCGTACCACAACAACAG AATATGTGGAGGCCACGGGAGCTGTGAGTGTGGACAGTGCATTTGTGATGACGACTGGACACATGATGACTGCAGCTGCTCCATGGAAACTGCTTCCTGTATGGCAACAAACCAGCAGCTGTGTAACGGGAGAGGGATGTGTCAGTGCGGAAAATGTCGGTGTGAACCGCCATACACAGGCCCCACCTGCGAGTTCTGCCCCTCTTGTGTGGGTGTATGTCATCTGCACGCAGAGTGCGTGGAGTGTCTGGCGTTTGGGACAGGAGCGAAGAAGAACAG GTGTGAGACAGAGTGCAGCCACCTCACCGTGACAATGGTGGAGACCAGAGATGATATGCCTGAACCAGGAGAAACAACTGTACACTGTAAAATGATGAGCCGCGAGGACTCCTGCTTCATGAACTACTCCTTCTCCCAAACGCCCTCTGGAGGACAGTCGACTGTGGTGCAGGCTAAGGATTGTTCTCCTGCACTATGGCAGTGA
- the LOC137191716 gene encoding lipid scramblase CLPTM1L-like, translated as MFPSCCSKPADGSAKRSSIAKLLLGVFVVYMLHTAWLLYGFLNTKPCDGGRGEHCISSYLTARPRLQLSVFTCLVPDNSQLNLAVKIDSFDPHSTFERRVNVSLPEETQANGTLYAVVYVHKAGVSPLEDSREVHYAAQLTIYITPTHREGQRDTQRRSSARSENPVSHWRPHLSINMMSEDFTFNKAGLPSDVRRYMRVSQEGRQMMYLPLLLVNELSFRVRDLMEISSSTIQLPLTVSYEGISLRRFRFWVHLQDVVYSLRQFGFTEENIDEIKETLVGSNLYLLVLTALITALQLICEFLALKNDISSWRKKKSMVGMSRKSVLWRSLSTLLIFLHLLEETSLLVLLPVGLGACVEVWKLFKVFKIHVQLKSSKLHVNKLDEEERKTVEYDTQASRYLSYLVYPLCMSGAIFSLAYLRQKSYYSWMINSLVTGVYAFGFLSMAPQLFINHKLKSVSHLQGTVLMYRGVNTLISDLCSCASFFSSSGSFSSSHQLSCFRDELLFFLYLYQRRRYAPKARRRESGTHSKKVKTQ; from the exons ATGTTCCCATCGTGCTGCTCCAAGCCGGCGGACGGCAGCGCTAAGAGGAGCTCCATCGCTAAGCTGCTGCTCGGGGTGTTTGTGGTCTACATGCTCCACACTGCCTGGCTGCTGTACGGCTTCCTCAACACCAAACCCTGCgatggaggcagaggagagCACTGCATCAGCTCCTACCTGACAGCAAGACCCAGACTGCAG CTGAGCGTCTTCACCTGCCTCGTGCCAGACAACAGCCAGCTCAACCTCGCTGTAAAAATAGACTCGTTTGATCCACACTCTACGTTTGAGAG GCGGGTGAACGTGTCTCTGCCAGAGGAGACTCAAGCGAATGGCACCCTGTATGCAGTCGTGTATGTTCACAAGGCCGGTGTTTCACCTTTAGAGGACAGCAGAGAGGTCCACTATGCAGCTCAGCTCACCATCTACATCACTCCCACACACAGAGAAGGGCAGAGAGACACGCAGAGG AGGTCAAGCGCCCGATCAGAGAATCCCGTATCCCACTGGAGACCCCACCTGTCAATTAATATGATGTCAGAGGACTTCACCTTTAACAAGGCGGGACTTCCCAGTGATGTGCGGCGCTACATGAGGGT CTCTcaggaaggcagacagatgATGtaccttcctctgctgctggttaACGAGCTCAGCTTCAGAGTCAGAGACCTCATG gagatcagcagcagcaccatCCAGCTCCCTCTGACTGTGTCCTATGAGGGAATCTCTTTAAGGAGATTCAGATTTTGGGTCCATCTACAGGATGTGGTTTATTCTCTGCGGCAGTTTG GCTTCACAGAGGAAAACATAGATGAGATTAAAGAAACTCTGGTCGGCTCCAACCTTTACCTGTTAGTGCTGACTGCACTCATCACAGCTCTGCAA CTCATCTGTGAATTCCTGGCTCTGAAAAATGACATCAGCTCatggagaaaaaagaagagcatGGTGGGAATGTCCAGGAAGTCAG TTCTGTGGCGGAGTCTCAGTACTTTGCTGATTTTCCTCCATCTGCTCGAGGAGACGAGTCTTCTGGTGCTGCTTCCTGTCGGTCTAGGAGCATGCGTAGAG GTATGGAAgctgtttaaagtgtttaagATCCATGTGCAGTTGAAAAGCTCCAAGCTCCAT GTAAACAAGCTggatgaagaagaaagaaagacagtggAATATGACACACAG gCGTCCAGATACTTGTCCTACTTGGTCTATCCTCTGTGTATGAGCGGAGCTATTTTCTCTCTGGCCTACTTACGTCAAAAGAG TTACTACTCCTGGATGATCAACAGCCTGGTGACTG gaGTATATGCCTTTGGCTTCCTGTCTATGGCCCCGCAGCTCTTCATCAACCACAAG TTGAAGTCTGTGAGCCACCTGCAGGGGACAGTGTTGATGTACAGA GGAGTAAACACCCTGATCTCAGATCTGTGCTCCTGCgcctcctttttctcctcctctggaTCCTTCTCGTCATCTCATCAACTCTCCTGCTTCAGAGACGagctcctcttcttcctctaccTCTACCAGCGAAG GCGTTACGCCCCTAAGGCCAGAAGACGAGAGTCCGGGACCCACAGCAAGAAAGTAAAGACTCAGTGA
- the mrs2 gene encoding magnesium transporter MRS2 homolog, mitochondrial, translating into MKLHRVLLSGCMNCSRMYLPFSGNFSSVGPFSSTVDGYRTLILCSARTVLYPLKYTVPLGQRKLGLNSRSYSHVVSNSLHCSQTLPESRCQLRRSQSTPTRKKNLLQAGATLPVSLIRHRMTEAPLSSVVPTFVVMKFDQEGNVTSFEKRKTELCQELSLQARDLRFQHSTSLTARNNCIIIRMESLKAIVTTQCLLVLDFRGLGLERWLVLELPPQLTSQTHSLPFEFRALEAILQHKVNTLQAKLNEVEPVILDILESLVDPKILSADRSKLHILLQNSKSLSELETDIKVFKDSLLKILDEDEIIEELCLTKWTDPRVFEESSLGIDHAEEMELLLENCYMQAEELGNKARELKGLIDDSESVIFINLDSHRNVMMRLSLQLTMGTFSLSLFGLIGVAFGMNLESSFEEDARIFWLITGFMFLGSGLIWRRLLSFLGRHLEPSVPPLIPPVWKRSLKASDAKSGLR; encoded by the exons ATGAAACTACACAGGGTGCTGCTGTCTGGATGCATGAACTGCTCAAGGATGTATCTGCCATTTAGTGGGAACTTTAGCTCTGTTGGTCCTTTCTCCTCAACTGTGGATGGGTATCGAACCCTTATCCTTTGCAGTGCTCGTACAGTGCTCTACCCTCTGAAGTACACTGTACCACTTGGACAGAGAAAGCTGGGACTGAACAGCAGGAGCTACAGTCATGTTGTTTCAAACTCACTACACTGCAGTCAAACACTGCCTGAGTCAAGATGTCAGCTCAGAAGATCTCAGTCTACTCCGACGAGGAAGAAGAACTTGCTGCAAGCAGGTGCAACGTTGCCCG TGTCCTTAATCCGTCACAGAATGACAGAAGCTCCTCTTTCCAGTGTGGTCCCAACGTTTGTTGTG ATGAAGTTTGACCAGGAGGGAAATGTGACATCATTTG agaagaggaaaacagagctttGCCAGGAGTTAAGTCTTCAGGCCAGAGACCTTCGCTTTCAGCACAGTACCAGCCTCACCGCTCGAAACAACTGCATCATTATACGAATGGAG TCTTTGAAAGCCATTGTGACCACCCAGTGCCTTTTGGTGTTGGATTTCCGTGGTCTGGGATTAGAGCGTTGGTTGGTCCTGGAGCTTCCCCCACAGCTGACATCGCAGACACACTCGCTGCCCTTTGAGTTTAGAGCACTGGAGGCCATACTGCAGCACAAG GTAAACACTCTACAAGCCAAGCTGAATGAAGTTGAACCAGTAATATTGGACATATTGGAATCTCTAGTGGATCCTAAAATCCTTTCTGCTGATAGAAGTAAACTACATATACTGCTGCAGAACAGCAAGAG TTTATCAGAGTTGGAGACGGACATTAAAGTTTTTAAGGATTCCTTGCTGAAGATTTTGGATGAGGACGAGATCATTGAAGAACTCTGTCTTACCAAGTGGACAGACCCAAGAGTTTT TGAGGAGAGCAGTTTGGGTATTGACCACGCTGAAGAGATGGAACTGTTATTGGAGAATTGCTATATGCAG GCTGAGGAGCTGGGGAACAAGGCCAGAGAGCTGAAAGGACTGATAGACGACTCTGAGAGTGTCATCTTTATCAATCTGGACAG CCATCGTAACGTGATGATGCGCCTGAGTCTGCAGCTGACGATGGGaaccttctccctctccttatTTGGTCTGATAGGGGTGGCCTTTGGAATGAATTTGGAGTCGTCCTTTGAAGAG GACGCTCGTATTTTCTGGCTGATAACAGGCTTCATGTTCTTGGGCAGCGGGCTGATATGGAGACGACTGCTGTCATTTCTTGGGCGACATCTAGAGCCTTCAGTGCCCCCACTA ATCCCTCCAGTTTGGAAGAGAAGTCTGAAAGCATCAGACGCCAAGTCTGGACTCAGATGA